In a single window of the Canis lupus dingo isolate Sandy chromosome 18, ASM325472v2, whole genome shotgun sequence genome:
- the LOC125752886 gene encoding ribonuclease H-like, with the protein MAPDGHAGYAVVTLETIVEAAPLPPGTTSQKAELVALTRALHLSKNLRVNIYTDSKYVYLVTHTHSVLWQERGFLTTKGTPIVNGPLISKLLKPLNLPTKVAIIRCRGHQKSLELVSRGNNKADTVAKQMAKKASPAPLLFLNIPHTPFSLG; encoded by the coding sequence ATGGCTCCAGATGGCCATGCTGGATACGCGGTGGTCACTCTGGAGACCATTGTTGAGGCGGCTCCCCTTCCTCCGGGAACTACCTCCCAGAAGGCTGAGTTAGTTGCCCTCACCAGGGCACTCCATCTCTCCAAGAATTTACGGGTTAACATCTATACAGATTCTAAATACGTCTACCtggttacacacacacattccgTACTTTGGCAAGAACGGGGGTTCCTGACCACCAAGGGCACGCCCATAGTTAATGGCCCCCTTATCTCCAAATTGTTGAAGCCCCTCAACCTCCCTACCAAAGTGGCCATTATACGTTGCCGAGGCCATCAAAAATCCCTGGAACTCGTTTCTCGAGGGAACAACAAAGCTGACACTGTGGCCAAACAAATGGCTAAAAAGGCTTCCCCAGCCCCTCTTCTGTTTCTGAACATACCCCATACCCCCTTCTCACTCGGATGA